A genomic segment from Actinomyces lilanjuaniae encodes:
- the nadD gene encoding nicotinate-nucleotide adenylyltransferase, translating to MSAPERPLRIGVMGGTFDPIHHGHLVAASEVQNVFGLDEVLFVPTWAQPYKRDRRVSPAEHRYLMTVIATASNPRFTVSRVDIDRGGTTYTIDTLHDIGAEYPGAELYFITGADALAQILTWKDSREIFDLAHLVGVTRPGHVLTGSGVPRDRISLVEVPAMAISSTDCRQRVSRGEPVWYLVPDGVVQYIRKYGLYRMALRSSSTTSMTARVAREQSLRKENDGEH from the coding sequence TTGAGCGCGCCTGAACGCCCGCTGCGCATCGGCGTCATGGGCGGAACCTTCGACCCGATCCACCACGGTCACCTCGTGGCCGCCAGCGAGGTCCAGAACGTCTTTGGCCTGGACGAGGTCCTCTTCGTCCCCACCTGGGCGCAGCCCTACAAGCGGGACAGGCGCGTTTCCCCGGCGGAGCACCGTTACCTCATGACGGTTATCGCCACGGCGTCCAACCCGCGCTTCACCGTCTCCCGTGTGGACATCGACCGGGGCGGTACCACCTACACCATTGACACCCTCCACGACATCGGGGCGGAGTACCCGGGAGCGGAGCTGTACTTCATCACGGGTGCGGACGCCCTGGCGCAGATCCTCACCTGGAAGGACAGCAGGGAGATCTTCGACCTGGCGCACCTGGTCGGCGTGACCAGACCAGGCCATGTCCTGACAGGCTCAGGAGTGCCTCGGGACCGTATCTCCCTGGTGGAGGTGCCCGCTATGGCCATCTCGTCAACCGACTGCCGCCAGCGGGTCAGCCGGGGAGAGCCCGTGTGGTACTTGGTCCCGGACGGCGTCGTGCAGTACATCCGGAAGTACGGGCTCTATCGTATGGCTCTGCGTTCGTCGTCGACGACGTCGATGACGGCGCGGGTAGCCCGCGAGCAGTCCCTGAGGAAGGAGAACGACGGTGAGCACTGA
- a CDS encoding glycosyltransferase family protein translates to MLYSHDAQGLGHLRRNLALAHHLARLLPGLTGQEVTGMVVTGLPPAEDHTLPPGFDWLVLPGVAKSSSGYQPRHLRITRSHLGQLRSQMLGAALTAFAPDLLIIDRHPYGVRHELREPLRVLRRERPSARVVLGLREVLDTPRTMAREWDSLGPASQMRRLIDQIWVYGDPEVHNIVATSESPWALNDRVLFTGYLAHGRQAVEARPEHADRPFVLTTVGGGSDGYALLRAAVSMTPPPGHDHIVVAGPQMSEKELRQAEDSAGPRTQVRRSLPGMSHHIAEAAAVIAMAGYNTVCEILATSTPALLVPREVPRQEQVIRARALSRVGAVEHLELGTLTPEALSRWAAGAVEGRQDREHLDLDGLDTVPRLAASLLSTPTRRDRLVRTSALPAEGARAS, encoded by the coding sequence ATGCTCTACAGCCACGACGCCCAGGGCCTGGGCCACCTCAGGCGCAACCTGGCACTGGCTCACCACCTGGCCCGGCTGCTGCCCGGCCTGACCGGCCAGGAGGTCACCGGCATGGTGGTCACCGGACTGCCACCAGCCGAGGACCACACCCTGCCACCCGGCTTCGACTGGCTCGTCCTGCCAGGTGTGGCCAAGTCGAGCAGCGGCTACCAGCCTCGCCACCTGCGCATCACCAGGAGCCACCTGGGCCAGCTGCGCTCCCAGATGCTGGGTGCGGCACTTACGGCCTTCGCCCCGGACCTGCTCATCATCGACAGACATCCCTACGGGGTGCGCCACGAGCTGCGGGAGCCGCTGCGTGTGCTGCGCCGCGAGCGCCCCTCCGCCCGCGTGGTCCTCGGGCTGCGTGAGGTCCTCGACACCCCTCGGACCATGGCCCGCGAGTGGGACAGCCTGGGCCCGGCCTCCCAGATGAGGCGCCTGATCGACCAGATCTGGGTGTACGGCGACCCGGAGGTCCACAACATCGTCGCCACCAGTGAGAGCCCCTGGGCGCTCAACGACCGTGTGCTCTTCACCGGCTACCTGGCTCACGGACGGCAGGCCGTGGAGGCCCGTCCCGAGCACGCTGACCGCCCGTTCGTGCTGACCACGGTGGGCGGTGGCTCGGACGGCTACGCGCTCCTTCGGGCTGCCGTGTCCATGACCCCGCCCCCGGGCCACGATCACATCGTCGTCGCCGGCCCCCAGATGAGCGAGAAGGAGCTGCGGCAGGCCGAGGACTCGGCCGGCCCCCGGACCCAGGTGCGGCGCTCACTGCCAGGAATGAGCCACCACATCGCTGAGGCCGCCGCCGTCATCGCCATGGCAGGCTACAACACTGTCTGTGAGATCCTGGCCACCTCCACCCCGGCGCTGCTGGTTCCCCGCGAGGTGCCCCGTCAGGAGCAGGTCATCCGTGCCAGAGCGCTGTCACGGGTCGGTGCGGTGGAGCACCTAGAGCTGGGCACCCTGACCCCCGAGGCCCTGAGCCGGTGGGCCGCCGGGGCCGTGGAGGGTCGGCAGGACCGTGAGCACCTCGACCTGGACGGCCTGGACACCGTGCCCCGGCTGGCTGCCTCCCTCCTGTCCACACCGACACGCCGGGACAGGCTCGTGCGCACCTCGGCCCTACCAGCAGAAGGAGCTCGTGCCTCATGA
- a CDS encoding glycosyltransferase, translating into MKRIGYVLKVYPRFSETFVVTEILAREALGDDLSIYALRPTTDARFHPEIARVRARVQWVSRPLKASDMWAQLTGCLTDEEERERFARIMPVLATLPGDEVAQGVELASRVRADRITHLHAHFASLSARVTWIASTLTGVPYTVTTHAKDIYHSSVDPQWLRRVCTDASRVIAISQYNEAHLRTLLAGTGATVSLRYNALELERFPYSPPTRPTVPLQVAAVGRLVPKKGFADLVDAVRLLADASVPVQLDIAGDGEERDRLEAQVTELGLSGQVRLLGPMTQAEVRGLLSRCDVFAAPCVEAEDGNIDGLPTVVLEAMASGTPVVATAVSGLPEVVRDGETGVLLPPGSPSRLARALHRIADGTTDTLRLAQGARALIEEQFDSRHQAAALSAWQSDSWGGA; encoded by the coding sequence ATGAAGCGCATCGGCTACGTCCTCAAGGTCTACCCCCGCTTCTCCGAGACCTTCGTCGTCACGGAGATCCTGGCCCGTGAGGCCCTGGGGGACGACCTGTCCATCTACGCGCTGCGTCCCACCACGGACGCACGCTTCCACCCCGAGATCGCCAGGGTCCGGGCCAGGGTGCAGTGGGTGAGCCGCCCGCTCAAGGCCAGCGACATGTGGGCCCAGCTCACCGGCTGTCTGACCGACGAGGAGGAGCGGGAGCGCTTCGCCCGGATCATGCCGGTCCTGGCAACCCTGCCCGGAGACGAGGTGGCGCAGGGCGTCGAACTGGCCAGCAGGGTACGTGCCGACCGCATCACCCACCTGCACGCGCACTTCGCCTCCCTGTCCGCCCGCGTCACCTGGATTGCCTCCACCCTGACCGGTGTGCCCTACACGGTCACGACCCACGCCAAGGACATCTACCACAGCTCGGTGGACCCCCAGTGGCTTCGCCGGGTGTGCACCGACGCCTCACGTGTCATCGCCATCAGCCAGTACAACGAGGCCCACCTGCGTACTCTCCTGGCGGGCACAGGCGCGACGGTCTCCCTGCGCTACAACGCCCTGGAGCTGGAGCGCTTCCCCTACTCACCCCCGACCCGGCCGACCGTGCCCCTCCAGGTCGCTGCCGTGGGCCGCCTGGTCCCCAAGAAAGGGTTTGCCGACCTGGTGGACGCTGTCAGGCTCCTGGCCGACGCCTCGGTCCCGGTCCAGCTGGACATCGCCGGCGACGGGGAGGAGCGCGACCGCCTTGAGGCTCAGGTCACCGAGCTAGGCCTCAGCGGCCAGGTGCGCCTGCTCGGGCCGATGACCCAGGCCGAGGTCCGGGGCCTGCTGTCACGCTGCGACGTGTTCGCCGCGCCGTGCGTCGAGGCCGAGGACGGCAATATCGACGGGCTGCCCACGGTGGTGCTGGAGGCGATGGCCTCGGGGACCCCTGTGGTCGCCACCGCCGTCTCCGGCCTGCCGGAGGTGGTACGTGACGGGGAGACCGGTGTGCTGCTGCCGCCGGGCAGCCCCAGCAGGCTGGCCCGGGCGCTGCACCGCATCGCTGACGGCACGACCGACACCCTCAGGCTGGCGCAGGGCGCGCGGGCACTCATTGAGGAGCAGTTCGACTCCCGCCACCAGGCCGCAGCGCTGTCAGCCTGGCAGTCCGACAGCTGGGGAGGAGCATGA
- a CDS encoding glycosyltransferase family 4 protein codes for MMRVAYICLDPGIPVFGTKGASVHVQEVLRELRALGHDVVLYTARLGEHVPDDLTDLPVRTVEVAGATTVEREQAQGRAAEQVAQMVTADGADLVYERYSLFSDALARVATDSKTVSSVLEVNSPLVEEQRQHRELVDQERAWDVLAAQVGTASATVCVSEPVAAWVRRHTQAAGPGHASAGTRRVMTVPNGVSVRRIQPQPEDPHQVVVTFVGTLKPWHGVSDLLVAASLARVPWSLRIIGSGPQLSALRSQAAELGLDVDFRGAVAPQDMPDHLAGSAIGVAPYPDLGGEEYQYFSPSRSWSTWPAGCRS; via the coding sequence ATGATGCGAGTCGCCTACATCTGTCTGGACCCCGGGATCCCCGTTTTCGGGACCAAGGGGGCCTCCGTCCACGTCCAAGAGGTCCTGCGCGAGCTGCGCGCCCTGGGCCACGACGTCGTCCTCTACACGGCGCGCCTGGGTGAGCACGTGCCTGATGACCTCACGGACCTGCCCGTGCGCACCGTGGAGGTGGCCGGAGCCACCACCGTAGAGCGCGAGCAGGCGCAGGGCCGGGCGGCTGAGCAGGTGGCCCAGATGGTGACCGCCGACGGCGCCGACCTGGTCTACGAACGCTACTCCCTGTTCAGCGACGCCCTGGCCCGTGTAGCCACCGACTCGAAGACGGTCTCCAGCGTCCTAGAGGTCAACTCCCCCCTCGTGGAGGAGCAGCGCCAGCACCGCGAGCTGGTGGACCAGGAGCGCGCCTGGGACGTCCTTGCCGCACAGGTGGGTACGGCCTCGGCCACCGTCTGCGTCTCGGAGCCGGTCGCCGCCTGGGTGCGGCGGCACACGCAAGCAGCCGGCCCCGGTCACGCCAGCGCGGGAACCAGGCGGGTCATGACCGTGCCCAACGGCGTCAGCGTGCGTCGTATCCAGCCTCAGCCGGAGGACCCCCACCAGGTGGTGGTGACTTTTGTGGGCACGCTCAAGCCCTGGCACGGGGTGAGCGACCTGCTCGTGGCTGCCTCCCTGGCCCGGGTCCCGTGGAGCCTGAGGATCATCGGCTCCGGCCCCCAGCTGTCGGCCCTGCGGTCACAGGCGGCCGAGCTGGGGCTGGACGTCGACTTCCGCGGCGCCGTCGCCCCCCAGGACATGCCCGACCACCTGGCCGGGTCGGCGATCGGGGTGGCCCCCTACCCGGACCTGGGCGGGGAGGAGTACCAGTACTTCTCCCCCTCAAGGTCCTGGAGTACCTGGCCTGCGGGCTGCCGGTCGTAG
- a CDS encoding glycosyltransferase family protein: MGQVPQLLEGLGTLVPPSDPHSLAQAIDALAADPGRRAHLGALGRRRAEQRHSWAGVVATVLDAAGVGRA, encoded by the coding sequence GTGGGGCAGGTGCCCCAGCTGCTGGAGGGGCTGGGCACCCTGGTGCCGCCCTCGGACCCCCACAGCCTGGCGCAAGCCATCGACGCCCTGGCCGCGGACCCGGGCCGACGTGCCCACCTGGGCGCGCTGGGACGCCGTCGGGCGGAGCAGCGCCACTCGTGGGCCGGCGTGGTCGCCACCGTCCTGGACGCCGCGGGGGTGGGTCGTGCCTGA
- a CDS encoding ABC transporter ATP-binding protein, with amino-acid sequence MRRTLRMVWRDARPMWLLLLGGIVALLAEVGFRVLEPWPLKIVIDSVVSSLGTDTGTAPAGLPMLLGLGALQVAVVSARALCSYLATVAFALVGSRTAAALRARVFSHVQGLSQQFHARNRSADTVQRLIADINRMQEVAVTAGMPLAANLLTLVVMLVVMVVLDPLLAVVVVLAVGAFVLTSSGTSRHITSASMRSRKAEGHLANTAQEALGAIKVVQSYGLEPLIQKRFTGANAKSLTEGVRSRRIAARLERSTDVIVGVATAVVMVGGGMRVLAGAMSPGDLVLFTTYLRTTMKPLRDMAKYTGRIARAAASGERVATLLEITPDIVSPEPGLTPARVRGLIRFSAVRAAYEDTEVLHGVDLTVTPGQHVVLVGPSGSGKSTLTSLVTRAMDPVSGQVTLDGHPLEEINLTYLRSQVSVLHQEAVLLTGSIRDNIRLGRQDATDEEIEQAARAAYAHDFITQMPEGYDTVVGERGGTLSGGQRQRVAIARALLRNAPVVILDEATTGLDPASTTLVLDAIDQLVDGRTTLTVTHDPEVAMRADRVVWVEDGHIRLAGRPDQLLESSQAFRAWAWEGGTQSPPPMARPGLPQDGEEEDTQDGPQPHSREDVA; translated from the coding sequence ATGCGGCGCACCCTGAGGATGGTGTGGCGCGACGCCAGGCCCATGTGGCTGCTCCTGCTGGGCGGGATCGTCGCCCTCCTGGCCGAGGTCGGGTTCAGGGTGCTGGAGCCCTGGCCCCTGAAGATCGTCATCGACTCGGTGGTGTCCTCCCTGGGGACTGATACAGGCACGGCCCCGGCTGGACTACCCATGCTCCTGGGCCTGGGCGCGCTGCAGGTGGCCGTGGTCTCCGCCAGGGCGCTGTGCAGCTACCTGGCCACCGTCGCCTTTGCCCTGGTGGGCTCGCGCACCGCAGCAGCCCTGCGAGCCCGGGTCTTCAGCCACGTGCAGGGCCTGTCCCAGCAGTTCCACGCCCGTAACCGCAGCGCCGATACCGTCCAGCGCCTCATCGCCGACATCAACCGGATGCAGGAAGTAGCGGTCACAGCGGGTATGCCGCTGGCCGCCAACCTGCTGACCCTGGTGGTGATGCTGGTGGTCATGGTGGTGCTGGACCCGCTGCTGGCTGTCGTCGTCGTGCTGGCCGTGGGCGCCTTTGTCCTGACGTCCTCCGGGACCTCCCGGCACATCACCTCCGCCTCCATGCGCTCACGCAAGGCTGAGGGCCACCTGGCCAACACCGCCCAGGAGGCCCTGGGGGCCATCAAGGTGGTCCAGTCCTACGGGCTGGAGCCCCTGATCCAGAAGCGGTTCACCGGCGCCAACGCCAAGTCGCTCACTGAGGGGGTCCGCTCCCGCCGTATCGCCGCCAGGCTGGAGCGCAGCACCGACGTCATCGTCGGGGTCGCCACGGCCGTGGTCATGGTTGGCGGAGGGATGAGGGTCCTGGCCGGGGCCATGTCCCCCGGGGACCTGGTGCTGTTCACCACCTACCTGCGTACCACCATGAAGCCTCTGCGGGACATGGCCAAGTACACCGGGCGCATCGCCCGGGCCGCAGCCTCCGGGGAGAGGGTGGCCACGCTGCTGGAGATCACCCCCGACATCGTCTCCCCCGAGCCGGGACTGACCCCGGCTCGGGTACGCGGCCTGATCCGCTTCTCAGCGGTGCGTGCCGCCTACGAGGACACCGAGGTGCTCCACGGGGTGGACCTGACGGTGACACCGGGACAGCACGTCGTGCTGGTAGGCCCCTCAGGGTCGGGCAAGTCGACGCTGACCTCCCTGGTCACCCGGGCCATGGACCCCGTCAGCGGACAGGTCACCCTTGACGGGCACCCCCTGGAGGAGATCAACCTGACCTACCTGCGCTCCCAGGTCTCCGTCCTCCACCAGGAAGCGGTCCTGCTAACCGGGTCGATCCGTGACAACATCCGCCTGGGCAGGCAGGACGCCACCGACGAGGAGATCGAGCAGGCCGCGCGCGCAGCCTACGCCCACGACTTCATCACCCAGATGCCTGAGGGCTACGACACTGTCGTGGGCGAGCGTGGCGGGACGCTGTCAGGCGGCCAGCGCCAACGGGTGGCCATCGCCCGCGCTCTGCTTCGCAATGCCCCGGTGGTCATCCTCGACGAGGCAACGACCGGCCTGGACCCTGCCTCCACCACCCTGGTGCTCGACGCCATCGACCAGCTGGTAGACGGGCGCACCACCCTGACCGTCACCCACGACCCGGAGGTCGCCATGCGGGCCGACCGGGTGGTGTGGGTCGAGGACGGACACATCCGCCTGGCGGGCCGTCCCGACCAGCTCTTGGAGTCCTCGCAGGCCTTCCGGGCCTGGGCGTGGGAGGGAGGCACGCAGAGCCCGCCGCCCATGGCGCGGCCGGGACTCCCCCAGGACGGGGAGGAAGAGGACACCCAGGACGGGCCGCAGCCGCACAGCAGGGAGGACGTAGCATGA
- a CDS encoding phosphotransferase family protein: MGQADPGHVSVQQRCGRQDLAASSQPEDHHRAGTLLAALHAGTPRLPAQLRQRLPDGHPSPHDLARAHASVLEAVAPDLAARVLSVGATLPCRLPGTPLLVHGDASPDQFLHDPSTGQVWLTDFDRARLAPAATDLGAYLSVAPPGMSQAFLSGYAHGGGTVPSEEELATALALARLSRLAEPLRQGAPTWRQDIDETLTHLEDEGPWTQ, from the coding sequence CTGGGGCAGGCAGACCCGGGTCACGTCAGCGTCCAGCAGCGGTGCGGTCGCCAGGACCTCGCCGCCTCCAGCCAGCCGGAAGACCACCACCGGGCAGGGACTCTCCTGGCCGCTCTGCACGCGGGCACCCCGCGACTGCCCGCGCAGCTGCGGCAGCGGCTTCCCGACGGACACCCCAGCCCCCACGACCTGGCCCGGGCGCACGCCAGCGTGCTAGAGGCCGTGGCCCCGGACCTGGCCGCACGCGTGCTGTCCGTGGGCGCCACGCTGCCCTGCCGCCTGCCAGGGACACCCCTCCTGGTGCACGGCGACGCCTCCCCCGACCAGTTCCTGCACGACCCGTCCACCGGCCAGGTGTGGCTGACGGACTTCGACCGGGCCCGTCTGGCTCCTGCGGCCACGGACCTGGGTGCCTACTTGTCGGTGGCCCCGCCCGGGATGTCTCAGGCCTTCCTGTCGGGCTACGCCCACGGCGGGGGCACGGTTCCCAGCGAGGAGGAGCTGGCCACGGCACTCGCCCTGGCCCGCCTGTCCCGGCTGGCCGAGCCGCTGCGCCAGGGAGCCCCCACATGGCGCCAGGACATCGACGAGACGCTCACCCACCTGGAGGACGAAGGCCCGTGGACCCAGTAA
- a CDS encoding phosphotransferase, which yields MDPVTPRQAGTLERLRSVPGLGRAWPGRDGAISIECRDQEDRLRAGELSAQGEVRLLPYGTDPALPALSPTEAGTLVVHRYGRRAVTIGADSVRKAVRRGRATPLASPVGATAFAATGLRTARVLDSSDCHVDLELLPGRSLSDLGDDGLAGWEHLTQAWATLAQVRANLPVHGPRQEAQVLHRWFDRAAGHGLLEPLLPEGTSLSRLEEEVELTCAGLGQDPGAVIVAHRDLHDGQVLWDGTEASLLDLDTPVLAEPALDLGNLMAHLELMTVHGRLSLHGLQVVSGLLDDLARSLPTSASRLRVYRHAAALRLVFVHAFRPAAHTWLPAWVSRRLEDTLSTSRTIDWNSSCSCQ from the coding sequence GTGGACCCAGTAACACCCAGGCAGGCAGGCACCCTGGAACGTCTGCGGTCCGTCCCCGGCCTGGGACGGGCCTGGCCGGGACGGGACGGGGCCATCAGTATCGAGTGCCGTGACCAGGAGGACCGCCTGAGGGCCGGCGAGCTGAGCGCCCAGGGAGAGGTCCGCCTTCTCCCCTACGGCACGGACCCCGCGCTGCCCGCCCTGTCCCCCACGGAGGCAGGGACGCTGGTGGTGCACCGCTACGGCCGACGTGCCGTCACCATCGGAGCCGACAGCGTCCGCAAGGCGGTGCGGCGGGGCCGGGCCACGCCCCTGGCCAGCCCAGTGGGGGCTACCGCCTTCGCCGCCACAGGCCTACGCACCGCCCGAGTCCTAGACTCCTCAGACTGTCACGTCGACCTGGAGCTGCTTCCCGGGCGCAGCCTGAGTGACCTTGGTGACGACGGCCTGGCCGGGTGGGAGCACCTGACACAGGCGTGGGCCACGCTGGCCCAGGTCAGGGCGAACCTTCCTGTCCACGGCCCCCGTCAGGAGGCCCAGGTACTGCACCGCTGGTTCGACCGGGCAGCCGGGCACGGCCTGCTAGAGCCCCTCCTGCCAGAGGGCACCAGCCTGTCACGCCTGGAGGAGGAGGTCGAGCTCACCTGCGCCGGGCTGGGGCAGGACCCGGGTGCAGTCATCGTCGCCCACCGCGACCTCCACGACGGCCAGGTCCTGTGGGACGGCACCGAGGCGTCGCTCCTGGACCTGGACACTCCCGTGCTTGCCGAGCCCGCCCTCGACCTGGGTAACCTCATGGCCCACCTCGAGCTGATGACCGTCCACGGCCGCCTGAGCCTGCACGGCCTCCAGGTGGTCAGCGGCCTCCTCGACGACCTGGCCCGTTCCCTTCCCACCAGCGCCTCCAGGCTGCGGGTGTACCGCCATGCCGCCGCCCTGCGTCTGGTCTTCGTCCATGCCTTCAGACCTGCGGCCCACACCTGGCTTCCTGCCTGGGTGTCGCGCCGCCTGGAAGATACCCTGTCCACGTCACGTACCATCGATTGGAACTCATCATGCAGCTGTCAGTGA
- a CDS encoding UDP-glucose dehydrogenase family protein yields MQLSVIGCGYLGAVHAAAMASLGHDVLGIDTDPERVAALSQGEAPFYEPGLPELLTSQVEGGRLRFTTSPSPEEIASVEVHFIAVGTPQSAEGGQADLSQVRSAVELLRSALPEGHRALVVGKSTVPVGTAREISERLAGRAHTVWNPEFLREGFAVQDTLHPDRIVYGLAEEPQEALEAQQVLDTVYAPLLAEGIPQILTDYATAELVKTAANSFLATKISFINAMAGLCEAAGADVTVLAQAIGYDARIGHRFLRAGVGFGGGCLPKDIRALRATARAHDADGLASLLETVDTVNQAQRARVVDLALEHVGGDLSDVPVTILGAAFKPDSDDVRDSPALDVASRLSDLGAVVTVCDPHALPVVARTHPHVRREEDVVTALEGAELVLLLTEWEQFVGLDPALAAAHVARQVVIDARNALDPAAWRGAGWQYTGVGR; encoded by the coding sequence ATGCAGCTGTCAGTGATCGGATGCGGCTACCTCGGCGCCGTCCATGCCGCCGCCATGGCCTCTTTGGGCCACGACGTCCTGGGGATCGACACCGACCCCGAGCGGGTGGCTGCACTGTCACAGGGTGAGGCCCCCTTCTACGAGCCCGGCCTACCGGAGTTGCTGACTTCCCAGGTAGAGGGCGGCCGCCTGCGCTTCACCACCAGTCCCTCCCCGGAGGAGATAGCGTCCGTGGAGGTCCACTTCATCGCCGTGGGCACCCCCCAGTCCGCTGAGGGGGGCCAGGCCGACCTGTCCCAGGTGCGCTCAGCCGTGGAGCTGCTGCGATCTGCTCTTCCCGAGGGCCACAGGGCACTGGTCGTCGGCAAGTCCACGGTCCCGGTAGGTACGGCCCGGGAGATCAGCGAGCGTCTGGCCGGGCGGGCGCACACGGTCTGGAACCCGGAGTTCCTCCGGGAGGGCTTCGCCGTACAGGACACCCTGCACCCCGACCGCATCGTCTACGGGCTTGCCGAGGAGCCTCAGGAGGCGCTCGAGGCCCAGCAGGTCCTTGACACCGTCTACGCCCCCCTGCTGGCTGAGGGAATCCCGCAGATCCTCACCGACTACGCCACCGCCGAGCTGGTCAAGACCGCGGCAAACTCCTTCCTGGCCACCAAGATCAGCTTCATCAACGCGATGGCGGGCCTGTGCGAGGCGGCCGGGGCAGACGTCACCGTGCTGGCCCAGGCCATCGGCTATGACGCCCGCATCGGGCACCGCTTCCTGCGGGCAGGCGTAGGCTTCGGCGGGGGCTGCCTCCCCAAGGACATCAGGGCGCTGCGGGCAACCGCCCGCGCCCACGACGCCGATGGCCTGGCCAGCCTCCTGGAGACGGTGGACACGGTCAACCAGGCCCAGAGGGCGCGGGTGGTGGACCTGGCTCTGGAGCACGTGGGCGGGGACCTCAGCGACGTACCCGTCACCATCCTGGGTGCGGCCTTCAAGCCGGACAGCGACGACGTGCGCGACTCCCCCGCCCTGGACGTGGCCTCCCGCCTGTCAGACCTTGGTGCCGTGGTCACCGTCTGCGACCCCCACGCCCTGCCCGTGGTGGCCCGTACCCACCCTCACGTCAGGCGCGAGGAGGACGTGGTCACGGCGTTGGAAGGGGCCGAGCTGGTCCTGCTGCTCACCGAGTGGGAGCAGTTCGTGGGACTCGACCCCGCGCTGGCGGCTGCGCACGTGGCCCGCCAGGTCGTCATCGACGCCCGCAACGCCCTGGACCCGGCTGCCTGGCGCGGGGCCGGGTGGCAGTACACGGGAGTCGGGCGCTAG
- a CDS encoding sensor histidine kinase produces MRLPRRPVTGGKKETSYPTRDSQVVASVTIGTRVMVAIVVVAGVALGVSGLFVWLLGQNSISSDVNAQLERSRDRFKALVEQGVDPDTGAPFSEPSQAVYAYIRQSVLGPDEAELGFVGSELTLLPPTRAALTPEDDQELISHLESHVTGDKVVIEDIRTSQARYRVMVAPTRTASGSAAGAALVHVVNLDTAHADLRRTMVMYMASAVFTVALVAALAWFAVERLLRPIGQLREATEAIGENDLTSRVPVRGRDDLTTLAVAINWMLDRVQRSVEAQRDLLDDVGHELRTPITVVRGHLELLDPDDAEDVAQTRELAIDEVDRMGTLVNDLLLLADVSETGVISPQQVDVSVLTQQVFEKAQGLGDRRWQLEEVAGICCEMDPTRITQAWLQLAANAVKYSDPGSRVALGSRVDGASLLMWVRDEGIGIAEEDLPLVRRRFGRTAAAVQKASGTGLGLSIVDSIAVAHHGCLEIRSFQGLGSLFTLRLPLHTVADHATSPRKDTD; encoded by the coding sequence ATGCGCCTGCCTCGCCGCCCTGTCACTGGGGGCAAGAAGGAGACCAGCTACCCGACCCGGGACTCTCAGGTCGTTGCCTCGGTCACTATCGGCACCCGGGTCATGGTCGCCATCGTCGTGGTGGCGGGAGTCGCCCTGGGAGTCTCCGGGCTCTTTGTGTGGCTGCTGGGCCAGAACAGCATCAGCAGTGACGTCAACGCGCAGCTGGAGCGCAGCAGGGACAGGTTCAAGGCGCTGGTCGAGCAGGGGGTGGACCCGGACACGGGCGCCCCCTTTTCCGAGCCCTCCCAGGCGGTCTACGCCTACATCCGGCAGTCGGTCCTGGGTCCCGACGAGGCCGAGCTGGGGTTTGTCGGCTCCGAGCTGACGCTGCTACCTCCCACCCGGGCAGCCCTCACACCCGAGGACGACCAGGAGCTGATCTCCCACCTGGAGTCCCACGTGACCGGGGACAAGGTGGTTATCGAGGACATCCGGACCTCCCAGGCCAGGTACCGCGTCATGGTGGCCCCGACCAGGACCGCCTCCGGGTCGGCTGCCGGGGCGGCACTGGTACACGTGGTGAACCTGGACACCGCCCATGCCGACCTGCGCCGCACCATGGTGATGTACATGGCCAGCGCGGTCTTTACCGTGGCGCTCGTGGCGGCTCTGGCGTGGTTCGCCGTAGAGCGGCTGCTGCGGCCCATCGGCCAGCTGCGCGAGGCGACCGAGGCTATCGGGGAGAACGACCTGACCTCCCGCGTGCCTGTGCGCGGACGTGACGACCTGACCACGCTGGCCGTGGCCATCAACTGGATGCTGGACCGCGTCCAGCGCTCGGTAGAGGCCCAGCGGGACCTGCTTGACGACGTCGGCCACGAGCTGCGTACCCCTATCACCGTGGTCCGCGGCCACCTCGAGCTCCTGGACCCTGACGACGCCGAGGACGTCGCCCAGACCCGGGAGCTGGCTATCGACGAGGTGGACAGAATGGGAACCCTGGTCAACGACCTCCTTCTGCTGGCCGACGTGTCCGAGACCGGTGTTATCAGCCCTCAGCAGGTCGACGTCTCCGTCCTCACCCAGCAGGTCTTCGAGAAGGCCCAGGGCCTGGGTGACCGCCGCTGGCAGCTGGAGGAGGTTGCAGGCATCTGCTGCGAGATGGACCCTACCCGGATCACCCAGGCCTGGCTGCAGCTGGCGGCGAACGCAGTCAAGTACTCCGACCCCGGCTCCCGGGTCGCCCTGGGCTCCCGGGTGGACGGGGCCAGCCTGCTCATGTGGGTCAGGGATGAGGGCATCGGCATCGCGGAGGAGGACCTGCCCCTGGTGCGTCGCCGCTTTGGCCGCACGGCGGCAGCGGTGCAGAAGGCCTCAGGAACGGGGCTGGGCCTGAGCATCGTGGACAGTATCGCCGTGGCCCACCACGGCTGTCTGGAAATACGCTCCTTCCAGGGGCTCGGCTCCCTGTTCACCTTAAGACTCCCCCTCCACACTGTGGCCGACCATGCCACGAGCCCGAGGAAGGACACAGACTGA